DNA sequence from the Sediminibacillus dalangtanensis genome:
AGACGAAACGGAAGTCAAAGAAATGATCAAACATGTGATCGATTCCTTTGGCAGTCTAGATATCCTAGTGAATAACGCCGGCATTACGAGAGATAATCTATTGATGAGAATGAAAGAAGAGGAATTCGATCAGGTGATTGACACCAATCTGAAAGGTGTCTTCCTTTGTACAAAAGGGGTCACCCGGCAGATGATGAAGCAAAAGAGCGGCCGGATTATCAATATCGCTTCTGTTGTCGGAGTAAGCGGCAACCCGGGACAGGCGAATTACGTGGCAGCGAAGGCTGGAGTCATCGGGTTGACGAAATCAACTGCAAAGGAACTTGCTTCCAGAAACATATTGGTAAATGCGATTGCGCCGGGTTTTATCGAAACGGATATGACTGATCAATTGACAGATGAACAGAGACAAGGCATGCAGGAACTTATCCCGCTGGCAAAATTGGGAAAAGGGGAAGACGTAGCGAAAGTTGTACGCTTTCTTGCTTCTGAAGATGCCAATTATATTACCGGCCAAACCATCCATGTGGATGGTGGCATGGTGATGT
Encoded proteins:
- the fabG gene encoding 3-oxoacyl-[acyl-carrier-protein] reductase, coding for MLKGKTALVTGASRGIGKAIALELVSQGAKVAVNFAGNEAKAQEVVKEIESLGGEAIKVKANVADETEVKEMIKHVIDSFGSLDILVNNAGITRDNLLMRMKEEEFDQVIDTNLKGVFLCTKGVTRQMMKQKSGRIINIASVVGVSGNPGQANYVAAKAGVIGLTKSTAKELASRNILVNAIAPGFIETDMTDQLTDEQRQGMQELIPLAKLGKGEDVAKVVRFLASEDANYITGQTIHVDGGMVM